The nucleotide window TGGGACGCCTATCGGCAGGTGTTTGCCACATACCGCGCCCTGCCCAACGACGAGCGCCCGAAGAGCGACGGCGAGAAGCGCGACCAGTGGCTGGTGCGCTTCTCGCGCACGGTGGGTCGCAACCTCGGCCCGTTCTTCGAGGCCTGGGGAATACCGACGTCGAAGGCCGCGCGGGACTCGATCGCCGACCTGCCAGTGTGGATGCCTCCCAACTTCCCGCCCTTATGAGAGATAATGACAGGTCAGACTTTGAAAGACCATATATTTATCTGATCTTATCCTATGAAGAGGCGTCTTGAATGCATTCAAAGACGCCTTTTACCTGCGTAACACCGCACAGGTGGAGGTTCTCTAATGACATGGACTCGAATCTTTATCCTCTATACACTCCTCTGTATCCTATCCCCGGAACAGTCGGCAGCAAACCAGCGGGACTCCCTGTTGACCCTGGGGCAAAAGTACCTTCGGGAGGGGCAGACAGAAGCCGCCATTGCGACATTCTCGGACTTAACCAAAACCTTCCCCCAAGATGCGCACATCCAATCTCGCCTGGGCTATGCGCACTTAAAAAACCGCGACTTTGAAAAAGCAGAAGCCACATTCAAGATGGCCAAAGGACTGGATAAAAATTTGGCAGAAGCGTATGTGGGCCTGGGACTCGTCTATGCCGAACGCCCGGCCTCGGGCCTATCGGCGTATAGCAACTTCCGCAAAGCCGTAGGCGAAGCCAAACGAGCGACCAAACTCGACTCGACTTATGGGCCTGCGTACCGCCTACTGGGCGAATTGTACGAACGATTTCAGGAAGACCACCAGAAAGCCGTAGATTACTATCTAAAATATATCCAGGTAGAATCGGACAACCCCGACGGACTGTACTATTTTGGCCTCGCCTGCGTACAGGCCGACCAGCACGACCAGATCGCGGCGCACATCATTCCCTATATCAACGCACACGACCCTGAACTCCGCCTCTTACCCCTCGCCGCCGCAGGCTATTTTCATCAAAAAGAACACCGCCTCGCCCTGAACTACTACGAACGCTATTTACAACGCGTTGACAAAACCGAACGCGCCTATTACACCGACATATCTCTCGTCGCCTCAGAAAAGGAATGGCACGCATATCAAAGCCTGCCCGAAGAATCTCAAAAATTGGACTATCTGCAAAAATTCTGGCGGCGGCGAGACTCGGATCTTCTGACCCAAATCAACGAACGCATCGTAGAACACTACAGGCGGGTGTGGTATGCGCGCACCTTCTTTTCCAAAAAAATCAGCCCTTGGGATCAAAGGGGCGAAGTCTATATCCGGTACGGCGAACCCGATTATCGGTCTCGCTCCAACCAGCGCGAATTTGTAATATCTTCAGAAGTAGAAGCCGTTCGCAACCGAATGGCAGCCGATATCTGGGGACCAGCCGCGACCTATCACACATTCACGGGACCGGTCTTTCCCATACGCAGCCAGCGCAAACCATTTGAAGGCAATATCACAAACGAAAGCCTGAACACCGGCGTATTTGGCACAGACGCAGGAGAAGACGACGTCAACCTCGCCCTGAATCCAGGAGAAGAAGCCGAAACTCTGGGATTCCAATTTGTAGTACCCGACCTCGTCGCATCCAGTCCCTTTGATCTATCGGTCGCCCCCCGAACAGAGCAACGCTTCTTGAATTACAGTCCCGTAACATCAGACCGCGAATTCGAAACCGTCCCCTGGGAAACCTGGACATATACCCAACTGCAAGGCGGCGTGGAATTTACCTTTACCGACGAAGTCGGAAACGGACACTTTGACTTCGCGCCCATACCGCCCTTGCCCCAAAGCGACAACCGCAT belongs to Gemmatimonadota bacterium and includes:
- a CDS encoding GWxTD domain-containing protein, whose translation is MTWTRIFILYTLLCILSPEQSAANQRDSLLTLGQKYLREGQTEAAIATFSDLTKTFPQDAHIQSRLGYAHLKNRDFEKAEATFKMAKGLDKNLAEAYVGLGLVYAERPASGLSAYSNFRKAVGEAKRATKLDSTYGPAYRLLGELYERFQEDHQKAVDYYLKYIQVESDNPDGLYYFGLACVQADQHDQIAAHIIPYINAHDPELRLLPLAAAGYFHQKEHRLALNYYERYLQRVDKTERAYYTDISLVASEKEWHAYQSLPEESQKLDYLQKFWRRRDSDLLTQINERIVEHYRRVWYARTFFSKKISPWDQRGEVYIRYGEPDYRSRSNQREFVISSEVEAVRNRMAADIWGPAATYHTFTGPVFPIRSQRKPFEGNITNESLNTGVFGTDAGEDDVNLALNPGEEAETLGFQFVVPDLVASSPFDLSVAPRTEQRFLNYSPVTSDREFETVPWETWTYTQLQGGVEFTFTDEVGNGHFDFAPIPPLPQSDNRIASVARLMEYAPGVIYQQSIGAVPDYYRPSVGKDALHFFYDVADFRGPDGKTIVEVYYGVPPAEVTVGKGDRDYLIYTKATLALADASHENIYRAHEILSYQNSREFPKTRGVFIPDVIRIEASPGEKYQLQVQLEDELSGRTGAYKQELSVSDFNSEGVKISGIQLASSIADTGTNDRLQKKDIYVSPMASRSYPQGSRVFAYFEIYNLKRDTFGQTRYKVQYRVQFNPRNTVGLAGVITSGIRALLRQQKPQVSVTYEQVGTDEEKREYVELDLKKAKPGVNVVEITVQDKVSGEKATREVVFFYGGSG